In Hermetia illucens chromosome 5, iHerIll2.2.curated.20191125, whole genome shotgun sequence, a single window of DNA contains:
- the LOC119657277 gene encoding uncharacterized protein LOC119657277, giving the protein METKPAKNGVCPPEKSCKKKRRDKSDLGPNFVAPDGGWGWAVCFAGGLSTLSIFPVIQQFGLIYRERLMDLNISNSQITTLINANNALSSVTGLLNGPLFRRFTFRQVGIGAALLNVLGLFCATLSNSFLSYFISIAILYGAGFGLFASASSLALNTYFKEKRRFAAGFSWTMTSLGPIVMPYVVTALLREYGVQGTVLIFTGLAMHAVAGAMIFQPVLWHTKPQKPDPAQVEKEEYLCSYCRLRKMKSSSLLASQYIYTEDDKDMPGYEIFDPATPMMAKANDGWYSPPSRCSSRLSLTSGKWKSTQNIPRNKFSSPNFSKLQVPENSEEQMRHYLPNNFNREKEARLASEIKGQFEKPKMCTCDEERKLLAAEQKEEECEEKDENLPFWRKVVIFFDLDLLRDFTYVNLMLGITIANFAEINFSILTPFILSDFGFDKPQIALMMSLLASMDTGMRFMIPFIAEKIGWDNQTFFLLGVLGMACGRIVIAHFHSLQMILIAGAWIGMCKALRTVFLALIIPGYVPLNRLPAASGLQLLVSGMFTLMAGPLVGVIRDKTNYVFTLHCLNVLTFTTVICWTVGAIINRRKRNKQKAQTSPEEE; this is encoded by the exons ATGGAAACTAAACCTGCGAAAAATGGCGTTTGTCCTCCGGAAAAATCATGCAaaaagaaacgaagagataaaAGTGATTTAGGACCAAATTTTGTTGCACCAGATGGCGGCTGGGGATGGGCTGTCTGTTTTGCTGGTGGTCTTTCAACG CTTTCAATATTTCCTGTCATTCAACAATTCGGACTGATATATCGGGAACGTCTCATGGACTTGAATATTTCGAATTCCCAGATAACAACTTTAATAAATGCCAATAATGCATTGTCATCAGTTACAG gCCTTTTGAATGGACCCCTTTTCAGAAGGTTTACTTTTAGGCAAGTAGGAATTGGTGCTGCCCTTCTCAACGTCTTGGGACTTTTCTGCGCAACACTGTCAAACTCGTTCCTATCATATTTCATCTCAATAGCAATATTATATG GTGCTGGATTCGGACTGTTCGCCTCAGCGTCCTCGCTTGCGTTGAACACTTACTTCAAGGAAAAACGACGTTTCGCCGCGGGTTTCTCATGGACAATGACTTCTCTTGGACCGATTGTTATGCCATACGTGGTAACTGCTCTGCTTCGAGAATATGGAGTTCAAGGAACAGTACTCATTTTCACGGGGCTCGCGATGCATGCCGTTGCTGGTGCTATGATCTTCCAGCCGGTCCTTTGGCACACAAAGCCTCAAAAGCCAGACCCTGCACAAGTTGAAAAAGAGGAATATCTCTGCTCTTACTGTCGACTACGGAAGATGAAATCGTCAAGTTTGTTGGCTAGTCAGTACATTTACACTGAGGATGACAAGGACATGCCTGGATATGAAATTTTCGACCCTGCCACTCCAATGATGGCCAAGGCAAATGACGGGTGGTACTCCCCACCGAGCAGATGCAGTTCCAGGCTTTCGTTGACTTCTGGAAAATGGAAATCCACCCAGAATATACCCCGCAATAAATTTTCTAGTCCaaatttctcgaaactgcaagtGCCAGAGAATTCAGAGGAGCAAATGAGACACTACTTGCCCAACAATTTCAATAGAGAGAAAGAGGCCAGATTAGCCAGTGAGATCAAAGGACAGTTCGAGAAACCGAAGATGTGCACCTGCGATGAGGAGCGGAAACTCCTAGCCGCTGAACAAAAGGAAGAGGAGTGCGAGGAGAAAGATGAGAACTTGCCATTTTGGCGAAAAGTGGTTATCTTTTTCGATTTGGACTTACTAAGGGATTTTACTTATGTGAATCTCATGTTGGGCATCACCATTGCCAATTTCGCGGAAATCAACTTTTCAATCCTGACTCCTTTCATTTTGAGTGACTTTGGATTCGACAAGCCGCAAATAGCCTTGATGATGTCATTGTTGGCAAGCATGGATACAGGAATGAGGTTTATGATACCTTTTATTGCTGAAAAAATAGGTTGGGATAATCAGACATTCTTCTTGTTGGGTGTCCTGGGAATGGCTTGTGGAAGGATTGTTATTGCGCATTTTCACTCGTTGCAAATGATTTTGATTGCCGGAGCCTGGATTGGAATGTGCAAGGCTTTGAGGACAGTGTTTTTAGCACTGATCATACCAGGGTATGTCCCGCTTAATCGGCTACCAGCTGCATCAGGATTACAACTGTTGGTATCAGGGATGTTCACCTTGATGGCTGGACCACTAGTAG GTGTCATCCGTGATAAGACCAATTATGTTTTTACTTTGCACTGCCTCAATGTCCTGACGTTCACAACTGTGATATGTTGGACCGTTGGGGCAATAATCAACAGACGAAAGCGGAACAAGCAAAAAGCTCAGACTTCTCCTGAGGAGGAGTAA